The following coding sequences lie in one Deinococcus radiopugnans ATCC 19172 genomic window:
- a CDS encoding DUF1684 domain-containing protein translates to MSSGAPTAWLDLLDWRREVSALYARVRAELPRDPQAAHQLWQTGRNALFKAHPQSPLDAAARAAFASLPCWPYDPALAFSARVDTSGPQERLTVPSSTGQDMSLVRFGQVTLPIGTLDVYWIDVYGGGVFLPFRDATSGQESYGGGRYLLDTAKSADLGSLSLNGTASGALRLDFNFAYHPSCFYDSRWSCPLAPPQNVLGGPVRAGERLS, encoded by the coding sequence ATGTCTTCTGGCGCACCCACGGCGTGGCTTGACCTCCTTGACTGGCGGCGTGAGGTCAGCGCCCTGTACGCCCGCGTGCGGGCCGAGTTGCCGCGTGATCCACAGGCAGCGCATCAGTTGTGGCAGACGGGCCGCAATGCCCTGTTCAAGGCCCACCCGCAGTCCCCGCTGGACGCGGCGGCGCGGGCCGCTTTCGCGTCATTGCCGTGCTGGCCCTACGATCCGGCGCTGGCGTTCAGCGCGCGGGTGGATACCTCTGGCCCGCAGGAACGCCTGACCGTCCCCTCTTCGACAGGCCAGGACATGTCCCTGGTGCGCTTCGGGCAGGTCACGTTGCCGATAGGCACGCTGGACGTGTACTGGATCGACGTATATGGCGGCGGCGTGTTTCTGCCGTTTCGGGACGCCACCAGCGGGCAGGAAAGCTATGGCGGCGGGCGCTACCTGCTGGACACCGCCAAGAGTGCCGATCTGGGCAGCCTGTCTTTGAATGGCACGGCGTCGGGCGCACTGCGGCTGGACTTCAATTTCGCCTACCACCCGTCCTGCTTTTACGATTCCCGCTGGAGCTGCCCGCTCGCGCCGCCGCAGAACGTGCTGGGCGGCCCGGTGCGGGCAGGCGAGCGGTTATCGTGA
- a CDS encoding menaquinone biosynthetic enzyme MqnA/MqnD family protein produces the protein MTYRAGWIHFTNVAPILDSLDLPPGVSAITGVPTQMNAALLAGEVDIANISAVEFIRHADILEALPDFSVSVLGPVYSVNLFHTRPLADLRRIALTAQSAMSVALLEVLLRERGLSPVLERAEGEAEELLQQGYDGVLRIGDSALREWYRVVGPLTNERTMTTLPDSGRGITVTDLAEDWFRLTGHPFVFAVWAYRKNRPPPPELVQAMRVARREGIGHLADVAGRHAAKLGLPERVVQHYLWNFRYHLEAPDRLGLKEFAAKAVPGHAPLCFGQRPGEG, from the coding sequence ATGACCTACCGAGCTGGATGGATTCACTTCACCAACGTCGCCCCGATTCTCGATTCGCTGGACCTGCCGCCGGGCGTCAGTGCCATTACCGGCGTGCCGACGCAGATGAACGCGGCGCTGCTGGCGGGCGAGGTGGACATCGCCAACATCAGTGCGGTGGAATTTATCCGCCACGCCGACATTCTGGAAGCACTGCCGGATTTCAGCGTCAGCGTGCTGGGGCCGGTGTACTCGGTCAATCTGTTCCACACCCGTCCGCTGGCCGATCTGCGCCGGATCGCCCTAACCGCGCAGTCGGCCATGAGCGTGGCGCTGCTGGAGGTGCTGCTGCGTGAGCGCGGCCTCTCCCCCGTGCTGGAACGCGCCGAGGGCGAGGCCGAGGAGTTGCTCCAGCAGGGCTACGACGGCGTGCTGCGAATTGGCGACAGCGCCCTGCGCGAGTGGTACCGCGTGGTGGGGCCACTCACCAACGAGCGCACTATGACCACGCTGCCGGACAGCGGACGCGGCATCACGGTCACCGATCTGGCCGAGGACTGGTTTCGTCTGACCGGGCACCCCTTCGTGTTCGCCGTGTGGGCCTACCGCAAGAATCGCCCGCCCCCGCCAGAGCTGGTGCAGGCCATGCGCGTGGCCCGCCGGGAGGGCATCGGGCACTTGGCCGACGTGGCGGGGCGGCACGCGGCCAAACTGGGGCTGCCCGAGCGGGTGGTGCAGCACTACCTGTGGAACTTCCGGTACCACCTGGAAGCGCCAGATCGGTTGGGCCTGAAGGAATTCGCCGCCAAAGCCGTGCCTGGCCACGCGCCACTGTGCTTCGGCCAGAGGCCAGGGGAGGGCTGA
- a CDS encoding enoyl-CoA hydratase-related protein has translation MTYQTVRLSRQGEVATLTLSAKMGSMGPDFWREMPQALAELGDARVLIVRGEKIFSAGLDVKTNAGQIGPVLGDVVGFKAVVAEMHAATEGLAALPIPVIAAVHGWCIGAGLELISGADIRLCSSDARFSLPEVKLGIAADLGGLQRLPHLIGRGRTAHLALTGEPIDAETAEIWGLVTEVMDTPDELFRRAEELAAQLVALSPKALEGTKRALTDDLPHAQSLSNAVEWNAHHMTLEGLQNALKK, from the coding sequence ATGACGTATCAAACCGTTCGCCTGTCGCGGCAGGGCGAGGTGGCCACCCTGACCCTCAGCGCCAAGATGGGCAGCATGGGGCCGGACTTCTGGCGCGAGATGCCGCAGGCGCTGGCCGAACTGGGGGACGCCCGCGTGCTGATCGTGCGCGGCGAGAAAATCTTCAGCGCCGGGCTGGACGTGAAGACCAACGCGGGCCAGATCGGGCCGGTGCTGGGTGACGTGGTGGGGTTCAAGGCCGTGGTGGCCGAGATGCACGCCGCCACCGAGGGGCTGGCCGCACTGCCCATTCCGGTGATCGCCGCTGTGCACGGCTGGTGCATCGGCGCGGGGCTGGAGCTGATCAGCGGGGCGGATATCCGGCTGTGCAGCAGCGACGCCCGCTTCAGCCTGCCGGAAGTCAAGCTGGGCATTGCCGCCGATCTGGGCGGGTTGCAGCGCCTGCCGCACCTGATCGGACGCGGGCGCACCGCGCATCTGGCGCTGACCGGCGAACCCATCGACGCCGAGACTGCCGAGATCTGGGGCCTGGTCACCGAGGTGATGGACACGCCCGACGAGTTGTTCCGGCGGGCCGAGGAACTGGCCGCCCAGCTGGTGGCCCTGTCCCCGAAAGCGCTGGAAGGCACCAAACGCGCCCTGACTGACGATCTGCCGCACGCCCAGAGCCTGAGCAATGCCGTGGAGTGGAACGCGCATCACATGACGCTGGAAGGTTTGCAGAACGCGCTGAAGAAGTAG
- a CDS encoding TIR domain-containing protein, with amino-acid sequence MDTKSALAYIASVYRSISETDDKSDISLFAVALKYSELRPDLQEVFPHIFSFMPGITLPQTKHTEYGSYAKSEGIKSIEVETKAFLDFWSTLNSKNTSISPLPKKVFISHGRKEDWRKVQEYVERTLEIPTLELAQEANKGRTIFQKLVDESDSCGYAIIIMTGDDLTTDEQIRARENVIHELGYFQGKYGPDRVCLLHEEGVNIPTNIAGWVYIPFPEGGIEAALGGITRELKHL; translated from the coding sequence ATGGATACAAAATCAGCTCTTGCATATATCGCAAGCGTCTACAGATCAATTTCGGAAACAGACGATAAATCAGATATATCTCTATTCGCTGTTGCGCTTAAATACTCCGAACTGAGGCCTGATCTTCAAGAAGTATTTCCTCATATTTTCTCATTCATGCCTGGAATTACTCTCCCGCAAACTAAGCATACGGAGTATGGCTCTTACGCTAAGTCGGAGGGAATAAAATCAATAGAAGTAGAGACTAAAGCTTTTCTTGATTTCTGGTCAACACTCAATTCAAAAAATACGTCCATCTCCCCTCTCCCGAAAAAAGTATTTATATCTCATGGAAGAAAAGAAGATTGGCGAAAAGTTCAGGAGTACGTCGAGCGTACTCTAGAGATTCCAACTCTTGAATTGGCCCAAGAGGCAAATAAGGGCAGGACAATCTTTCAGAAACTCGTCGACGAGTCAGATAGTTGCGGCTACGCAATTATAATAATGACTGGAGATGACCTGACTACCGATGAACAGATAAGAGCCAGAGAGAACGTCATTCACGAGCTTGGCTATTTTCAGGGAAAGTATGGGCCAGATAGGGTTTGCCTTTTACACGAAGAGGGCGTAAATATACCCACCAACATTGCCGGATGGGTTTATATACCTTTTCCCGAGGGAGGAATTGAAGCTGCCTTGGGAGGAATTACACGCGAACTGAAACACTTGTGA
- a CDS encoding TldD/PmbA family protein produces the protein MTRMEPDRTEQLTIEAARSHLLTRAGERGVALEVFAQRQSSTSVQAFGGEVSEFKLANRQGVGLRALVGGAWGYSFSENLSRPALDRALDSAVENAELTAPERGAALVAWGEPPALDLYGEGLSGVTVEQKVGVALALESAAKGADARVTSVAYGGYQDGDVHGLIANTQGLERQDAQLYAMQYVYPLVSEDGQTKMSGDWQFTREFTDLDPTRTALSAVEKATRLLGARPAPSGTFPVVFSGECLAELLMLFSPMFSGRMVEEGKSPLAGRLGDSIASPLVTLVDDATLPRGLSSRAFDAEGCPSAPLTLVDAGRLSAFMHNQDTAARAGTVSTGHASRHGYQGTVGVGPSNLMLRAGETPTAQVTAGLTGVRVTGVSGGHAGANPITGDFSLEAEGFWFEGGTEQHPLEVFTVAGNILDVLAGIEAVGDELEWSEWSAGAPAVRVGALGIGGS, from the coding sequence ATGACCCGAATGGAACCGGACCGCACCGAACAGTTGACGATTGAGGCCGCCCGCAGCCACCTGCTGACGCGGGCCGGGGAGCGGGGCGTGGCCCTGGAAGTCTTCGCCCAGCGCCAGAGCAGCACCAGCGTTCAGGCGTTCGGCGGCGAGGTCAGCGAGTTCAAGCTGGCGAACCGTCAGGGCGTGGGGCTGCGGGCACTGGTGGGCGGCGCGTGGGGCTACAGCTTCAGCGAGAACCTGTCGCGCCCCGCACTGGACCGGGCGCTGGACAGCGCCGTGGAAAACGCCGAACTCACCGCACCTGAACGCGGCGCGGCGCTGGTGGCCTGGGGCGAGCCGCCCGCCCTGGATCTGTACGGCGAGGGCCTGAGCGGCGTGACCGTGGAGCAGAAGGTGGGGGTGGCCCTGGCGCTGGAGTCGGCGGCGAAGGGGGCCGACGCCCGCGTAACCAGCGTCGCCTACGGCGGCTATCAGGACGGCGACGTGCACGGCCTGATCGCCAACACCCAGGGGCTGGAACGCCAGGACGCGCAGCTGTACGCCATGCAGTACGTCTACCCGCTGGTCAGCGAGGACGGCCAGACCAAGATGAGCGGCGACTGGCAGTTCACCCGCGAGTTCACCGATCTCGATCCCACCCGCACGGCGCTGAGCGCGGTGGAGAAGGCCACCCGCCTGCTGGGCGCCAGGCCCGCGCCCAGCGGCACCTTTCCCGTCGTCTTCAGCGGCGAGTGCCTGGCTGAGCTGCTGATGCTGTTCTCGCCGATGTTCAGTGGCCGCATGGTGGAGGAGGGCAAGTCGCCGCTAGCGGGCCGCCTGGGCGACAGCATCGCCAGCCCGCTGGTGACCCTGGTGGACGACGCCACCCTGCCGCGCGGCCTGAGTTCGCGCGCCTTCGACGCCGAGGGCTGCCCCAGCGCCCCGCTGACGCTGGTGGACGCCGGACGCCTGAGCGCCTTCATGCACAACCAGGACACCGCCGCCCGCGCCGGCACCGTCAGCACCGGCCACGCCAGCCGCCACGGGTACCAGGGCACCGTGGGCGTCGGCCCCAGCAACCTGATGCTGAGGGCCGGAGAGACGCCCACAGCACAGGTGACGGCGGGGCTGACCGGCGTGCGCGTGACCGGCGTGTCGGGCGGCCACGCAGGGGCCAACCCCATTACCGGGGATTTCAGCCTGGAGGCCGAGGGCTTCTGGTTCGAGGGCGGCACGGAACAGCATCCCCTGGAGGTCTTTACCGTGGCCGGGAACATCTTGGACGTGCTGGCAGGGATCGAGGCGGTGGGCGACGAGCTGGAGTGGTCAGAGTGGTCTGCCGGGGCGCCCGCCGTGCGCGTGGGGGCGCTGGGCATCGGCGGAAGCTGA
- a CDS encoding nicotinamide mononucleotide transporter family protein has product MNILGLTLPPLALDLAGGLCVLVSLYYLWGKASTYWHWSNASLLPYFLLFLAGGQWMLAGLQVTYLLFGIHGLYLWHLEARRARGEIRFNEAGWYGVTWAASLLIFAYTVVLTDFADVWNGVQFAAVTLALVANFATTRRWAWAWPVWVVVNAVQAVYFWHTGYWVLFGLQFILAAMSLYGWKQWRQDEAREVAFA; this is encoded by the coding sequence ATGAACATTCTCGGCCTCACCCTTCCGCCCCTCGCCCTTGATCTGGCGGGCGGCCTGTGCGTCCTGGTCAGCCTGTATTACCTGTGGGGCAAGGCCAGCACGTACTGGCACTGGAGCAACGCCTCGCTGCTGCCGTACTTCCTGCTGTTCCTGGCGGGTGGGCAGTGGATGCTGGCGGGGTTGCAGGTCACCTACCTGCTGTTCGGCATTCACGGCCTGTACCTGTGGCATCTGGAGGCCCGGCGCGCACGCGGCGAGATTCGCTTCAACGAGGCCGGATGGTACGGCGTGACCTGGGCCGCCAGCCTGCTGATCTTCGCGTACACGGTGGTTCTGACCGACTTTGCCGACGTGTGGAACGGCGTGCAGTTCGCGGCGGTCACGCTGGCTTTAGTCGCCAACTTCGCCACGACGCGCCGCTGGGCCTGGGCTTGGCCGGTGTGGGTGGTGGTCAATGCCGTGCAGGCCGTGTACTTCTGGCACACGGGGTACTGGGTGCTGTTCGGTCTGCAATTCATTCTGGCGGCCATGAGCCTCTACGGCTGGAAACAGTGGCGACAGGACGAGGCGCGGGAAGTGGCCTTTGCCTGA
- a CDS encoding nicotinate phosphoribosyltransferase: MTPTTRTAPLPHLSDENLILDTDSYKSSHFLQYPPGTTRLFSYLESRGGRYPVTRFFGLQYLLDRYLTRRITAEMVEEARSVIEPHGEPFPYDGWMRVVNVHGGRLPLEVRAVPEGTLVPIHNVLMSVTNTDPELPWLVGWFETMLMRVWYPTTVCTQSWHIRQIIGKALEETCDNPATELPFKLHDFGSRGVSSRESAGLGALAHLVNFQGSDTLEALRVARNHYDADIAGFSIPAAEHSTITSWGKEHEVDAYRNLVAQFGKPGGLYSVVSDSYDLKYAINTHWGETLRQMVIDSGGTLVVRPDSGEPPAMVRLAVRALAAKFGTTVNGKGYQVLNHVRVIQGDGIDEQTITQILQNLLIDGFSAENVTFGMGGALLQKVDRDTQRFAYKASAGLIDGAYRGIYKDPVTDPGKRSKDGVLDLVMENGRMTTRAYYTFDTDFPGSLMRTVYRDGELLVRDSLEEIRGRG; encoded by the coding sequence ATGACCCCTACCACCCGCACGGCCCCCCTCCCCCACCTGAGCGACGAGAACCTGATTCTGGACACCGACAGCTACAAGAGCAGCCACTTCCTGCAGTACCCCCCCGGCACCACCCGGCTGTTCTCGTACCTGGAATCGCGCGGCGGGCGCTACCCAGTTACGCGCTTTTTTGGACTGCAATACCTGCTGGACCGGTACCTGACGCGCCGCATCACCGCCGAGATGGTGGAGGAAGCCCGCAGCGTGATCGAACCGCACGGCGAACCGTTCCCCTACGACGGCTGGATGCGGGTGGTCAACGTCCACGGCGGGCGGCTCCCGCTGGAGGTGCGGGCCGTGCCCGAGGGGACGCTGGTGCCCATCCACAACGTCCTGATGAGCGTGACCAACACCGATCCCGAGCTGCCGTGGCTGGTGGGCTGGTTCGAGACCATGCTGATGCGGGTGTGGTATCCGACTACCGTCTGCACGCAGAGCTGGCACATCCGCCAGATCATCGGCAAGGCGCTGGAGGAAACCTGCGACAACCCGGCGACGGAACTGCCCTTCAAACTGCACGACTTCGGCAGCCGGGGCGTGAGCAGCCGCGAGAGCGCGGGCCTGGGCGCCCTGGCGCATCTGGTCAACTTTCAGGGCAGCGACACCCTGGAAGCGCTGCGGGTGGCCCGCAACCACTACGACGCCGACATCGCGGGCTTTTCCATCCCCGCCGCCGAACACAGCACGATTACCAGCTGGGGCAAGGAGCATGAGGTGGATGCCTACCGCAATCTGGTGGCGCAGTTCGGCAAGCCGGGCGGGCTGTACTCGGTGGTCAGCGACTCGTATGACCTGAAATACGCCATCAACACCCACTGGGGCGAAACGCTGCGTCAGATGGTCATCGACAGCGGCGGCACGCTGGTGGTGCGCCCCGACAGCGGCGAGCCGCCTGCAATGGTCAGGCTGGCGGTGCGCGCCCTGGCCGCCAAATTCGGCACCACAGTGAACGGCAAGGGCTATCAGGTGCTCAACCATGTGCGCGTGATTCAGGGCGACGGCATTGACGAGCAGACCATCACCCAGATTCTGCAAAACCTGCTGATCGACGGCTTTTCCGCCGAGAACGTCACCTTCGGCATGGGCGGGGCGCTGCTGCAAAAGGTAGACCGCGACACCCAGCGTTTTGCCTACAAGGCCAGCGCGGGCCTGATCGACGGTGCGTACCGGGGCATCTACAAGGATCCCGTGACCGATCCCGGCAAGCGCAGCAAGGATGGCGTGCTGGACCTGGTCATGGAAAATGGCCGCATGACCACGCGCGCCTATTACACCTTCGACACGGATTTTCCCGGTTCGTTGATGCGGACGGTGTACAGGGATGGAGAGTTGCTGGTGCGGGATTCACTGGAGGAGATTCGGGGGCGTGGGTAA
- a CDS encoding nuclear transport factor 2 family protein yields MLPLNDTSQADLDAVLLLDDRWNAAYHRRSPQEMAEVLADDWLAFFPDGQVVFKRDALDGMARNPPSTLVFERHASRVFGDTAITRGTLYADGERIQSFLRVYARRTDEWHAVSVQVVP; encoded by the coding sequence GTGCTGCCGCTCAATGACACCTCCCAGGCGGATCTCGACGCCGTGCTGCTCCTGGATGACCGCTGGAACGCCGCCTATCACCGCCGCAGCCCGCAGGAGATGGCAGAGGTGCTGGCCGACGACTGGCTGGCCTTCTTCCCGGACGGTCAGGTGGTTTTCAAGCGGGACGCGCTGGACGGCATGGCCCGCAACCCGCCCTCTACCCTCGTCTTCGAGCGCCACGCCTCGCGCGTGTTCGGCGACACGGCCATCACGCGCGGCACGTTGTACGCCGACGGTGAACGCATCCAGAGCTTCCTGCGGGTGTACGCCCGGCGGACAGACGAATGGCACGCGGTGAGCGTGCAGGTGGTGCCATGA
- a CDS encoding AAA family ATPase, producing the protein MPDSTSRFRHALIVGKFAPFHKGHMRLLERALAECERVSVWVYSRPDFPHMPSPLRRGWIRELFPARLFPGLELLPDAPNPPMNDEPDAVHRAYVRRVLDGWGIHPDAVYTSEGYGDALAAELGAAHVCVDAARTAVPISGTRLRADIHTHRQFLDPAIYAHFVQRVVLLGAESTGKSTLTRALAKSCGTTSAREYGRDVYEREDGHLSPEHFLEIALGHRALEDEAARTPGVNRWVFCDTNAATTLMWSYLLTGTALPELHALADACRARYAHTVLCADDLAHEQDGWRANAAVRTVQQGFIRQELGTRGIPFLEVQGGVAARVAQVRAALKL; encoded by the coding sequence TTGCCTGACTCCACATCAAGATTCAGACACGCCCTGATCGTCGGCAAGTTCGCTCCTTTCCACAAGGGCCACATGCGGCTGCTGGAGCGGGCGCTGGCCGAATGCGAACGGGTCAGCGTGTGGGTCTACAGCCGCCCGGACTTTCCGCACATGCCCTCGCCGCTGCGCCGGGGCTGGATCCGCGAACTGTTTCCTGCCCGGCTGTTTCCAGGTCTGGAGTTGCTGCCCGACGCGCCCAATCCGCCGATGAACGACGAGCCGGATGCCGTTCACCGGGCCTACGTCCGCCGCGTTCTGGACGGTTGGGGGATTCACCCCGACGCCGTGTACACCAGCGAGGGCTACGGCGACGCGCTGGCGGCGGAACTGGGCGCGGCGCATGTGTGTGTGGATGCGGCGCGGACGGCGGTGCCGATTAGCGGCACGCGGCTCAGGGCCGACATTCATACCCACCGTCAGTTTCTCGATCCCGCCATTTACGCCCATTTCGTGCAGAGGGTCGTGCTGCTGGGCGCGGAAAGCACCGGCAAAAGCACGCTGACACGGGCGCTGGCCAAAAGCTGCGGCACCACGTCCGCCCGCGAGTATGGCCGCGACGTGTACGAGCGCGAGGACGGCCACCTGTCGCCCGAACACTTTCTGGAAATCGCCCTGGGCCACCGCGCGCTGGAGGATGAGGCCGCCCGCACCCCTGGCGTTAATCGCTGGGTCTTCTGCGACACCAATGCCGCCACCACGCTGATGTGGTCTTACCTGCTGACCGGCACGGCCCTACCCGAACTGCACGCGCTGGCCGATGCCTGCCGCGCCCGCTACGCCCACACCGTCCTGTGCGCCGACGATCTGGCCCACGAGCAGGACGGCTGGCGGGCCAACGCGGCAGTTCGCACCGTGCAGCAGGGCTTTATTCGGCAGGAGCTGGGGACCAGGGGCATCCCATTCCTGGAAGTGCAGGGTGGTGTGGCGGCGCGGGTGGCACAGGTGCGGGCGGCGTTGAAGCTCTAG
- the mqnE gene encoding aminofutalosine synthase MqnE produces MKWLRDQTLSDVVDKVEAGERLTFEDGLRLFHTRDLNALMRLANIRKERMHGDKVFFVHSMRLEFTNICYVGCTFCAFAAHKNEERAWDYSPEEVVAQVRRRYLPGITELHMSSGHHPNHKWEYYPAMVRGLREAFPDLQVKAFTAAEIEHLSKISKKPTLEVLRELKDAGLSAMPGGGAEIFADRVRKQVAKNKVKADKWLQIHREAHSLGMRTNATMLYGHIETLEERLDHMDRLRKVQDETGGFHAFIPLAFQPLGNTLAQNLGKTDFTTGLDDLRNLAVARIYLDNFPHIKGYWVMIGSELTQVSLDWGVSDIDGTIQEEHIAHAAGATSPMALSEAGMIRMIQHAGRTPVLRDAYYNELQTFAKTGAEAAD; encoded by the coding sequence ATGAAGTGGCTTCGTGACCAGACCCTGAGCGATGTCGTGGACAAGGTAGAGGCGGGCGAGCGCCTGACCTTCGAGGACGGCCTGCGCCTGTTCCACACCCGTGACCTGAACGCGTTGATGCGGCTGGCGAACATCCGCAAGGAGCGCATGCACGGCGACAAGGTGTTCTTCGTCCACTCGATGCGGCTGGAATTTACCAACATCTGCTACGTGGGCTGTACCTTCTGCGCCTTCGCCGCCCACAAGAACGAGGAACGCGCCTGGGACTACAGCCCCGAGGAAGTGGTGGCCCAGGTGCGCCGCCGCTACCTGCCGGGCATCACCGAACTGCACATGAGCAGCGGCCACCACCCCAACCACAAGTGGGAGTATTACCCCGCGATGGTGCGCGGGCTGCGCGAGGCGTTCCCCGACCTGCAGGTCAAGGCCTTTACCGCCGCCGAGATCGAGCACCTGAGCAAGATCAGCAAGAAGCCCACGCTGGAGGTGCTGCGCGAGCTGAAGGATGCGGGCCTGAGCGCCATGCCGGGCGGCGGCGCGGAGATCTTCGCCGACCGCGTTCGCAAGCAGGTGGCGAAGAACAAGGTCAAGGCCGACAAGTGGCTGCAGATTCACCGCGAGGCCCACAGCCTGGGCATGCGCACCAACGCCACCATGCTGTACGGTCACATCGAGACGCTGGAGGAACGGCTGGATCACATGGATCGCCTCAGAAAAGTGCAGGACGAGACGGGCGGCTTTCACGCCTTCATCCCGCTGGCCTTTCAGCCGCTGGGCAACACGCTGGCGCAGAACCTGGGCAAGACCGACTTCACCACCGGCCTGGATGACCTGCGAAATCTGGCGGTGGCGCGCATCTACCTCGACAATTTCCCGCACATCAAGGGCTACTGGGTCATGATCGGCAGCGAGCTGACGCAGGTGTCCCTGGACTGGGGCGTCTCCGACATCGACGGCACCATTCAGGAGGAACACATCGCCCACGCGGCGGGGGCCACCAGCCCGATGGCGCTCTCGGAGGCGGGCATGATCCGCATGATCCAGCACGCCGGACGCACCCCGGTGCTGCGCGACGCGTACTACAACGAGTTGCAGACTTTTGCGAAGACCGGAGCCGAGGCCGCCGATTAA